From the Callithrix jacchus isolate 240 chromosome 22, calJac240_pri, whole genome shotgun sequence genome, the window gtctctactaaaaatacaaaaattagtggggcgtggcaGCTAGCTCCTGCAGTAATCTCAGCCACTCttgaggttgaggcagaagaatctcttgaacctgggaggccgaggctgcagtgagccgagatcgcgccgctgcactccagcctgggcgacagagggagactccatctcaaaaaaaaaaaagtgcctacaccACAACACTAGCGCGTTGCGTGTCACGTTATTAAAGACTATATACAGTTACTGGGCCGGTTTCCTTTCATCCTCACGGCGGGCCCTGCCCGCACATCTTTCACCGTGCCCGTCCTCACCCCACCTTCCTTGCGCAAAGTTTGGGGTTGGGAGGGAATTCCCAGGGGTTCCCAGGACTTGGGCTCACCTACCAGGTCCCGGAACCTTAGCGTCCCTAGCCTCGGTAGTGACCGCCCAACTGTCACAAGGGGGCAGCAGCGCACCGTTGGGACGCTGCGCGCCTGGTGCATTATGGGACACGTAGTCTCTAGGGCAGCATACGCGGTAGTTCCAGCTTGGAACGCAAACGGCGTTTTCCAGAGAACTACGCGACCGCCTGTCTGGTCTTGCCCAAAGCTGGAAGCTAAGGTCTCGCCCCTCCAGGCGTTGCGGGGGGATGTTGGGACGTAGGTATTGGCTCCTCCCGGTCTCCTCCCAAGCCTGTTCAAGCACAGGACGTTTCCATTTAAAAAAGGCGcgggcaggccgggcgcggtggctcacgcctgtaatcccagcactttgggaggccgaggcgggtggatcacgaggtcaagagatcgagaccatcctggtcaacatggtgaaaccccgtctctactaaaaatacaaaaaattagctgggcatggtggtgcgtgcctgtaatcccagctactcaggaggctgaggcaggagaactgcttgaacccaggaggcggaggttgctgtgagccgacatccctccattgcacttcagcctgggtaacaagagcgaaactccgtttcaaaaaaaaggcGCGGGCATCGGTACAGCAGGCCGAGCATAATCTGAGTCGGGGAACCAGCGTCCCCGGAGAGGCGCCGGACCTGACTTTCTGGCCGCGGTGTACGTCAGGCGATCGAGCTCCTTACTGGCTGGGCCTCTTTCTTGTCCTGCTTTCCTGCATCAGTACACTGGTCGCTTTCCCGGGCTCCCGGTCCCCTCCCAAGCCTGTTCAAGCACAGAgcgtttccatttaaaaaaagaaaaaatcccttTTGCCGGGCGAGGTGTCAGAGCCCCAGGAGTGAAAGTGTTGGTATTAGAATTAATTCCTCTTCGATTGTCCTTTATTCTGTAAACTGCCCCTTCCCGCTGCTGCAACCCACACCTTCTCAAATAGCCAATCGGAATCACCTTAGATTGCGCAACCCCAGCCTTTGAGGGAAAGACCCCTCCTCTCCTTCGTTAGGTGTGCCCTTGCTCTTCCGACTGTTGCAGGCTGGGGCAGCAGCATTCTGGGGAAGTAAAGTTTGCCTTGCATAACTTTTCTCCGGAGTGCTAGTCTCTGCGGCACCGAGAACTTATTTCTAACAATTCGGGGGCTTGTCGGGGATTCCCTTTCTCCTCTGGGGAGAAGTCCCTGATCATCTCGTGAGGAGACCGTCCCACTGCCTTGTTGCGGTGGCCCCAGTTGCACGCGGATCGAGACCTCCCCCAGTGTGAGGAATAAACCTAGACTCTCAGCAACGCGGGCGGAAAGGATCCTCTGGACGAAGGTAAGAAACGTCGCGGGGCGACAAAGTATTCCTTGGTGGTCGGGATATCTTGGAGGTTGAAAGTGTGCGAGTGAGACAGACACATGATTGCGTGCAAGAAATCTCCAGTAAGGGGCCTCTAGGGAAAAGGGAAGGCAAGAAATCTCTGAGACGACGATTGAGCCTCATACCAAACCTCCAAGATGGGCAATGCCCCAAGTAAGGCAGGAAATGGGAGGGATAAAGCTAGTTACAATAATACTCCTCCTGATAGTCTCCTAGGTTTCGTGTTAAATTATTGGAaggataggccgggcgcggtggctcacgcctgtaatcccagcactttgggaggccgaggcgggtggatcacgaggtcgagagatcaagactatcctggtcaacatggtgaaaccccgtctctactaaaaatacaaaaaattagctgggcatcgtggcgcgtgcctgtaatcccagctactcgggaggctgaggcaggagaattgcctgaacccaggaggcggaggttgcggtgagccgagatcgggccattgcactccagcctgggtaacaagagcgaaactccatctcaaaaaaaaaaaaaaaattattggaagGATAATGAGAAGACTAAACACaagaaaaaacagcaaataatgaaatattgttgttttattttgcttgggAAATGCTTAAATGCCCTCCCCAAAGAAAACTTGAAGGCGAGGTAGAGCAATGTAAAAAGGATATTTAGAACTTCCCCTTCCCGTCTACCTCTAAGGAATCAGCTCCAACTCTCTTCCCCTTAAGAGAAGTGCcccggggaggaggagggggcacTGGCTTCGTGAATGCCCCCTTAACCAGCTCAGAAGTtcgaaattttaaaaaggagctcAAGCCACTATTAGATGACCCATATGGAGTGGCAGATCAAATTGATCAATTTTTAGGGCCCCAGTTGTATACTTGGGCCGAGTTCATGTCTCTGTTAGGCATCGTCTTTTCAGGGGAAGAAAGGAGCAGGACCCACAAAGCCGCTATGGTAGTCTGGGAACATGAACACCCTCCTGGCCAAAACATTCCTGCAGCAGACGGAAAATTCTCAGCCCAAAACTCTCAGTGGGATAATAACAGTGCAGCCCACCGAGAAAATATGAAAGATCTCAGAGAAATGATAATTAAAGGAATTCGAGAGTCAGTGGCCCAAACTCAAAACCTTTCTCAAGCATTTCATATACAACAAAGAAAAGATGAAGGGCCTATGGAATTTTTAGATAGACTAAAAGAGCAAGTGAGAAAATATGCAGGCCTGGATTTAGAGAACCCCCTTGGGCAAGGAATGAAAGCTACATTTTGTTACAAACAGTTGGCCAGACATTGCTAAGAAATTGCAAAAGAGAGAATTGGAAAGATTGAGCTGTGGaagagcttttgaaagaagcTCAAAAAGCTTATGTAAGAAGagataaaagcaaaagcaaaaagcaaagatTGTTATCCACCTTCCAACAGGAGGCTCCAAAAGATGGGGCCCATTGCCTGGAGACCCCTACACTCCTAGACAAAGCCTCCAGGGGAACAAAACTTATAAAGGATCCAAGCCCTCATCTGCCAGGCCATATAAGGGACATAGGGAGGCAAAGCCAAGGAACTCCAGAACTGGAAGGGAATAAGGACAAaatcaatgttttattatttatttatttattttgagacagagttttgctcttgttacccaggctggagtgcaatggcgcgatctcggctcaccgcaacctccgcctcctgggttcaggcaattctcctgcctcagcctcctgagtagctgggattacaggtgcgggccaccatgcccagctaatttttgtaattttagtagagatggggtttcaccatgttgaccaggatggtctcgatctcttgacctcgtgatccacccacctcgacctcccaaagtgctgggattacaggcttgagccaccacgcccggccaaaatcAATGTTTTAAATGTGGAAGAATAGGTCATTTCAAGAGGACATGTcctgaatgggaaaaagaaagacatcatTCCACTCATGGCCTTCTGTCTCTTTTATATCGAGTCCCACCAAGAGCCCTTGATAAATTTAGAGGTGGGACCCAAATGTGAACTTATAACCTTTTTAATAGATTCTAGAGCAGCTGGCTCCTCTGTTCCCTTCCACCtagtgtcacctcctcagaggaACTGTTTGTCTCGGGAGTAAAGGGAGACGGATTCAAAGCAAAAATTTTGGAAGGCATAGAGATCAGATACTGTTGGGGGAAGCAGCAATGAAGGAAGGGTTTATAGTGGGCCTCCATAAACTGGTTATTAGTAATGTATTAAGGAAATCAGGAACAATAAACAGCAGAAGGGAGGAAGGCCTCTCTATGCCAGCACGTTCCTATGTACAGTGACCCAAGCTCTGACATTTTCAACACAGTGCTGAAGGAGATAACATTCCTTTGAAGCCCTGGAATGTAGCCAGATTATGTAGGCTCCTTGTTAAGCCCATTCccaccagctgcacatagataattACCTATAAAATAAGCATATGCTTTAACTCTTAGGAAACTCACATAAACTTTCACTGCTATTAATCTTATGTTTGACACGCAGCTTCCCTTTCACCCATTCACCCCACCATCTGCACTATGGATCAAAGTGAttgtattcaataaatactgtGGAAACCAGAGCCCGGGGCCTTTGCAGCCTCCCTTTTGCATCGGCCCCCTATTCCCACTTTATGCATTTTTAACCTGTCTTTGTCTCATTGCTTTGTTGCCACCAAACTCGGGGTACCCATGGGTAGTGTGTGGAGGCTGGCAACCTACAAATACAAAGACCGATCAACCCACATTAAATTTTTGTTAATCCCTGAAGCAGGAATTAACTTATTAGGAAGAGTTAATACTAAAACTAGGTATCAGCCTACATGTTGGCCCAGAGAGATTCCTTAGCTCATTAAATCTACACTGCAGAGGAAAAATACATTCATCCTGATGTCTGGTCAAGGAAGGGAAATTGGGGAAGACTCCAAGTCTCTCCAAAACATATTAAGTTAAATACCCCTGGGGAAATAGCGAGAAGGAAACAATATCCCATTCCCCTAGAAGGTAGAATAGGTTTAAAGCCTATAATTGAAGGTCTCATTCAAGACAGTCAGCTTGAACCCTGTATGTCCCCTTATAACTCCCCAATACTGCCTGTAAAGAAATCAGATGGGTCATACCAACTAGTGCAAGATCTCCAGGCTATCAGCCAAATAGTTCGTACTACCCACCCTGTTGTCCCTAACCCTTAAACCATCCTCCACAAAATTCCATATGACCATCAATGGTTCACAGTGATAGATTTAAAGGACACCTTCTGGGCATGCTTTTGAATGGGAAGATCTCCATTCTGACAGAAGCAACAGTACCGATGGACAGTCTTGCCTCAGAGGTTCACAGATTCACCTAATCTCTTTGGTCAAATCCTAGAGCAAGTCCTAGAGCAAATTTCTACCCCAAAATGCATATGCCTACTCCAACATGTGGATGATTTGCTGGTatctggtgaggctgtggaaaaGGTAGCTGGCTTCTCTATCAGTCTCCTTAATCATTTGCAAGGAAAATAATTACAGGTTTCAAAGGGAGAGCTTCAGTTCCTAGAGCCAGAAGTTAAATACCTAAGGACACTTGATAAGTAAAGGCAAACAAAGGATAGGGCTTGAGCGAGTTGAACGAGTTGTGTCCTTACCTTTGTCTAAGACTAAGCAGGaactcaggaattttttttttctcactaagtTTTATTGTATGCTGCTGCCAgtgtatataaaacaattacCCTTGTGAAATAGAAATTCATGAAAATTCAGAGAGGTAGATGTTAAGGACTGACAGAAATAGAAGTTTGTATATTATGGCACAAGTGTTACAGGGATAAGCTTTTGTACAGGCTTCAAATGGAGCTCTCTTGAATATTCACTGGATCATAAGAAGTGGTTTGGAAAACCTTTGAAAGATTCATTTTACTACAAAAAGGAACAGACTTTCTGGGGTCTGAACGGATTTGTACTTGAAGATACTCCAGGCAGCAGAGGATTATGTTGAGCCTTCTGCAGACAGAATTGTTTCAAGTCTGCAGCTGCCTGGGAAACTTTTACGCGGTTGAGTCCGGCCTCCAGCCGGAGCTGTTGAACCACTTTCTTCATAGCGACAACGCTGGAGGAGCCAGACAGATTCGTGGGTCGGTAGGTCGTGGGCCGTGGGTCGACAGGGCCAGACAACTGAGCGGCGCGCGGCGGGGGCGGGGCTCCCGGAAATTTTTAAGATTAGTTGGATATTGCCACTTATGGATTGATTCATATGCCCTAAAGACAAAACTTTTATACCTAAAGCTTACCCAAGAAAAACTTGACCCTCTCTTATGGGCTTCTGAAGAAATCTACCAGGTTGAGGAATGAAAACACCTACTCATAACTGCCCCTGGCCTAGCTCTGCCTTCCTTAGAAAAGCCATTTCACCTTTTTGTTCATGTAAACAAGGGGGTAGCTTTAGGGGTACTTACCCAAGAACATGGGGGCCATCAGCAACCTGTAGCCTTCCTATCGAAAGTTTTAGATCCAGTAACCTGTGGGTGGCCCAAAGGTATTCAATATATTGCAGCTACTGCCTTGTTAACTGAAAAAAGCAGAAAGCTAACCTTTGGGGGAAATTTCGCTGTAAGCACGCCCCATCAAGCCAGAACTATCTTAAACCAGAAAGTAGGGAGATGGCCCACTGACTCAAGAATTTTGAAATGTGTAGCTATCTTATTAAACAGGGATGACTGAACACTAATCACTGAAAGTTCACTCAGCGCAGTAGGTTTCCTAACAGGGAACCCAAATCTAAAAGGACCTGAGCATAAGTGTTTAGATTTAATTGATTATCATATAAAGGTTAGGTATGATTTAAGAGAGACGCCTTTCAAAACAGGGCAACACCTGTTTATAGATGGTTCCTCCAGGGTAATTGAAGGAAAAAGACATAATGGGTATTCAGTGGTTGATGGCAACGCTCTGGCAGTAGAGTTGGGAAGATTTCCCAATAATTTGTCCTCCCAAGCGTGTGAACTGTTTGCACTGAATCAAGCTTTGAAGTACTTGCAAAAACAGGAGGGGACTATTGATACTGATTCCAAATATGCCTTCAGGTAGCCCATACCTTTGGAAAAATGTGGACTGAATGAGCTCTCATTAATAGCAAAGGCCAAGACCTTGTCCACAAAGAATTAATCACCCAAGTATTAGATAACCTCCAGCTGCCAGAAGAAATAGCTATTGTCTATGTCCCCAGATGccagaaaagtcttttttttttggaaagatgagGGAAGGcggggtgcagtgactcacgcttgtaattccagaactttgggaggccgaggcaggtggatcacgaggtcaggagtttgagactatcctggtcaacatggtgaaaccccatctctactaaaaatacaaaaaattagctgggcatggtggtgcgtgcctgtaatcccagctactcaggaggctgagtcaggagaattgcatgaacccaggaggtggaggttgcggtgagccgagatcacgccattgcactccagcctgggtaacaagagcgaaactcagtctcaaaaaaaaaaaaaaaaggccaggcgcggtggctcacacctataatcccagcactttgagaggccgaggcaggtggatcatgaggtcaagaaatagagaccatcctggtcaacatggtgaaaccccgtctctactaaaaatacaaaaaattagctgggcatggtggcacgtgcctgtaatcccagctactcaggaggctgaggcaggagaattgcctgaacccaggagacggaggttgcggtgagccaagattgcgccattgcactccagcctgggtgacaagagcgaaactctgtctcaaaaaaaaaaagagaaatgttatcCAAACCCTTCATGAGAGAAATCAGCTGCATTGAGGAACTCAGTGGGGACCCCAAGC encodes:
- the LOC108589485 gene encoding guanine nucleotide-binding protein G(I)/G(S)/G(O) subunit gamma-5; this encodes MFLAPPPPRAAQLSGPVDPRPTTYRPTNLSGSSSVVAMKKVVQQLRLEAGLNRVKVSQAAADLKQFCLQKAQHNPLLPGVSSSTNPFRPQKVCSFL